Proteins found in one Panthera tigris isolate Pti1 chromosome B3, P.tigris_Pti1_mat1.1, whole genome shotgun sequence genomic segment:
- the WDR73 gene encoding WD repeat-containing protein 73, which translates to MESAEDWLVESLRLYQDFHAFDLSEATRVLEWIDDKGVCVAGYESLKKNEILHLLLPLRLSVKENQGLFPERDFKVRHGGFSDTSVFDLKHVLDTRLLVTSGLPGCHLHVWQVTEDSDVIQAVSTIAVQEEEGSLWPRVAIFSSMAPGVLHGARLRGLKVVDLETQKTTYSSGVGDSEELSSLQVLDADTFAFCCASGRLGLVDIRQKWAPSENAGPGPGAAARRWCAEVGGRRRGPGPSIASLGSDGQLCLLDPRDLCHPVSSGRCPVSAPSPAPELLRVTWAPGLDDCLAISGFDGTVQVYDATSWDGTGGQVEPVFTHRGHIFLEDNQTDTAPLVTTHTWHPHKPRTLLSAASDASLHVWDWVDHRAAC; encoded by the exons ATGGAGTCAGCGGAGGACTGGCTGGTGGAATCCTTGCGCTT GTACCAAGATTTCCATGCATTCGACCTTTCCGAAGCCACACGAGTCCTTGAATGGATTGATGACAAAG GAGTCTGTGTTGCTGGCTATGaaagcctgaaaaaaaatgagattcttCATCTGTTATTACCTCTCAGACTTTCTGTAAAAGAAAACCAG GGCTTATTCCCAGAAAGAGATTTCAAGGTACGCCACGGAGGATTTTCAGACACGTCTGTCTTTGATCTGAAGCACGTGCTGGACACCAG GTTGCTGGTAACCAGTGGTCTTCCAGGTTGTCACCTGCATGTGTGGCAGGTGACAGAGGACAGTG ACGTcattcaagctgtcagcaccatTGCcgtgcaggaggaggaggggagtctCTGGCCTAGGGTGGCCATCTTCTCTTCGATGGCCCCCGGAGTCCTGCACGGGGCGAGGCTCCGCGGTCTGAAGGTTGTGGATCTGGAAACTCAGAAGACCACGTACTCCTCAG GGGTCGGCGACAGTGAGGAGCTGAGCAGCCTGCAGGTCCTGGACGCAGATACCTTTGCCTTCTGCTGTGCCTCGGGCCGGCTGGGGCTCGTTGACATCCGCCAGAAGTGGGCGCCGTCAGAGAAtgccggccccggccccggggccGCTGCAAGGAGGTGGTGTGCTGAAGTTGGGGGCCGACGCCGGGGCCCTGGGCCCAGCATTGCCAGCCTTGGCTCAGACGGGCAGCTCTGTCTCCTTGATCCCCGGGATCTCTGCCACCCTGTGAGCTCGGGGCGGTGCCCCGTGTCCGCACCGAGCCCCGCCCCAGAGCTGCTGCGAGTGACCTGGGCTCCAGGCCTGGACGACTGCCTGGCCATTTCAG GTTTTGATGGGACAGTCCAGGTCTATGATGCCACATCTTGGGACGGAACGGGGGGCCAAGTAGAACCTGTCTTCACTCACAGAGGTCACATCTTCCTGGAAGACAATCAGACAGATACTGCGCCACTGGTCACTACCCACACCTGGCACCCCCACAAGCCGAGGACCTTGTTGTCGGCAGCAAGCGACGCCTCTCTGCACGTGTGGGACTGGGTGGACCACCGTGCGGCCTGCTGA